In one window of Lacticaseibacillus casei DSM 20011 = JCM 1134 = ATCC 393 DNA:
- a CDS encoding GntR family transcriptional regulator, which produces MATDSYTHLAYYERLVLQIKTRILQGIMQPGDKLPSVREMAKQEQLNPNTVAKAYKQLEADGVIYVEPGRGTFVAEPLKHANSRAVAAFRPKFDAIVVEAQSLGISLATLQAWLAEKEEHRV; this is translated from the coding sequence ATGGCAACCGATTCATATACTCATTTGGCGTACTATGAACGCTTGGTGTTGCAGATTAAGACCCGGATTCTACAAGGCATTATGCAGCCGGGCGATAAACTGCCATCGGTGCGGGAAATGGCGAAGCAAGAACAGCTGAATCCCAATACCGTCGCCAAAGCCTACAAGCAACTGGAGGCGGACGGCGTGATTTACGTTGAACCTGGGCGCGGCACATTTGTGGCTGAGCCATTAAAACACGCGAATTCAAGAGCAGTGGCGGCGTTCCGTCCAAAGTTTGATGCAATTGTCGTGGAAGCACAAAGCCTAGGCATCAGTTTAGCGACATTGCAAGCATGGTTGGCTGAAAAGGAGGAGCATCGTGTATGA
- a CDS encoding redox-sensing transcriptional repressor Rex codes for MAETIIPKATAKRLPVYYRYLNFLANSGTTKISSTELSDAVKVDSATIRRDFSYFGALGKRGYGYDVNDLLKFFKKILNQDRLTNVGLVGVGNLGHALLNYNFRQANNIRISAGFDINPDLAGTIQSGVPIYPMDEMIKQIKDQQIEIVILTVPIDAAQHITDDLVKAGIKGIMNFTPIRISVPSYVRVQNVDLATELQTLIYFLEHYGPTLNEPEA; via the coding sequence ATGGCGGAAACAATCATCCCCAAAGCAACGGCGAAACGCCTACCCGTGTACTACCGATATTTGAATTTCTTGGCGAATTCCGGGACAACCAAGATCAGTTCAACTGAACTGTCGGACGCGGTGAAAGTTGACTCGGCAACGATTCGGCGTGATTTTTCTTATTTCGGTGCATTGGGCAAACGCGGCTACGGCTATGACGTCAACGATTTGCTGAAATTCTTTAAAAAGATTCTGAATCAGGATCGGCTAACTAATGTCGGGCTGGTTGGTGTCGGCAATCTTGGCCATGCCTTGTTGAATTATAATTTTCGACAGGCTAACAACATTCGGATTAGTGCCGGATTCGATATCAACCCTGATTTAGCCGGAACCATTCAAAGTGGGGTACCAATTTATCCCATGGATGAAATGATTAAGCAAATTAAAGATCAGCAGATTGAAATCGTGATTTTGACGGTGCCAATTGATGCCGCCCAGCATATCACCGATGATTTGGTTAAAGCCGGGATTAAGGGGATCATGAACTTCACCCCGATTCGCATTTCGGTGCCTAGCTACGTGCGGGTACAAAATGTGGATTTGGCAACGGAACTACAGACCTTGATTTACTTCCTGGAACATTATGGGCCAACGCTCAACGAACCGGAAGCTTAA
- a CDS encoding ABC-F family ATP-binding cassette domain-containing protein: MIILQAQQVSRSFNGNELFANVNLEVQDGARIGLVGPNGIGKTTLLEILTGIAPPDSGQVTTMKNLSIGYLAQNSGLDSDKTIFKEMLTVFAPLQAMARQIHTLEAKLGDPKLIADKPAFAATMKQYDQLQHDFNEQNGYGYEAEIRSVLHGFQFGEDTYDKPVGTLSGGERSRLALAKLLLEKHDLIILDEPTNHLDIETLSWLEGYLKTYPGAILTVSHDQYFLDHVVTEIYELDHHHATHYKTNYSGYLKQKAERRAQAWKAYTKQQEEIAKLQDFVDKNIVRASTTKQAQARRKQLEKMDVLEKPTGDDKSVHFNFTPNRPSGNEVLKVNQATVGYVADHPMAGPIDFQVNKFDRIAIIGPNGVGKSTLLKSILGKIPFLAGSAKFGANVDVGYYDQEIQQLNPKNTVIDEIWDEHPMMPEKDVRSVLAAFLFGPDDIQKPVSALSGGQKARLELTKLALKHDNFLVLDEPTNHLDINSKEVLEQALKDFNGTVLFVSHDRYFINELATNVIAIAPTGSTTYLGNWDYYQEKLAETKAEAEAAAAEQPTAKTETAGATSYQQSKEDARATRKLQREVADLEAQMQKLGDQATTIQKEMTAPDVLSDYVKMQKLQTKLEEVQKQTTDVENAWEEKSIQLEDMETADK; this comes from the coding sequence GTGATCATTTTGCAGGCACAACAAGTTAGCCGCAGCTTCAATGGCAACGAATTATTTGCCAATGTGAATCTTGAAGTCCAAGATGGCGCGCGCATCGGCCTTGTTGGCCCCAACGGGATTGGTAAAACCACCCTGCTGGAAATCCTGACTGGGATCGCGCCACCGGATAGCGGTCAGGTGACGACCATGAAGAATCTATCCATTGGCTATTTGGCCCAAAACTCTGGCCTTGATTCGGATAAAACGATTTTCAAAGAAATGTTGACGGTCTTCGCCCCGCTGCAGGCAATGGCGCGACAAATCCATACTTTAGAGGCCAAACTCGGCGATCCTAAACTCATTGCGGACAAGCCGGCGTTTGCCGCAACCATGAAACAGTACGATCAGCTGCAACACGATTTTAATGAGCAAAACGGTTATGGCTATGAGGCCGAAATCCGTTCGGTCCTCCATGGCTTCCAGTTTGGTGAAGACACTTACGACAAGCCGGTCGGCACCTTGTCCGGCGGCGAACGTTCCCGTCTGGCTTTGGCCAAGCTCCTGCTGGAAAAGCATGACCTGATCATCCTCGACGAGCCAACCAACCACCTTGATATCGAAACACTCAGCTGGTTGGAAGGCTATCTCAAAACTTACCCCGGCGCCATTTTAACGGTCAGCCACGATCAATATTTTCTTGATCACGTGGTCACCGAAATTTACGAACTGGATCACCACCACGCGACCCATTACAAAACCAATTACAGCGGATATCTCAAGCAAAAGGCTGAGCGCCGGGCGCAGGCTTGGAAAGCGTACACCAAGCAGCAAGAAGAAATCGCCAAGCTCCAGGATTTCGTGGACAAGAATATTGTCCGCGCCAGCACCACCAAGCAGGCCCAAGCGCGCCGGAAACAATTGGAAAAAATGGATGTTCTGGAAAAACCGACTGGTGACGACAAAAGTGTGCATTTTAACTTCACGCCCAATCGTCCCAGCGGCAATGAAGTGCTCAAAGTCAACCAAGCAACGGTGGGGTACGTAGCTGATCACCCGATGGCCGGTCCTATCGATTTCCAAGTCAATAAATTCGATCGGATTGCCATTATCGGACCAAACGGGGTCGGTAAATCGACTTTACTCAAAAGTATTTTAGGCAAAATCCCGTTTCTGGCTGGATCGGCAAAATTCGGCGCTAACGTTGATGTCGGCTACTACGACCAGGAGATCCAACAACTCAATCCCAAAAATACCGTGATTGACGAAATCTGGGATGAGCACCCAATGATGCCGGAAAAAGATGTTCGTTCCGTTCTGGCTGCCTTTTTGTTCGGCCCAGACGATATTCAAAAGCCGGTCAGTGCCTTATCCGGCGGGCAAAAAGCGCGGCTGGAGTTGACCAAGTTAGCGCTCAAACATGATAATTTTCTGGTGCTTGATGAACCGACCAACCACTTGGACATCAACAGTAAGGAAGTCCTTGAACAGGCATTAAAAGATTTTAATGGCACCGTTTTGTTCGTGTCCCATGACCGTTACTTCATCAACGAACTGGCAACCAACGTCATTGCCATCGCCCCGACCGGCAGCACCACTTACCTCGGCAACTGGGACTATTATCAGGAAAAGCTGGCCGAGACCAAGGCAGAGGCCGAAGCTGCGGCTGCTGAACAGCCAACCGCCAAAACCGAAACCGCGGGCGCCACCTCGTATCAACAGTCCAAAGAAGATGCCCGCGCAACCCGTAAGTTACAGCGGGAAGTTGCTGACTTAGAGGCACAAATGCAGAAGCTTGGCGACCAAGCGACCACGATCCAAAAAGAAATGACTGCCCCCGATGTTTTGAGCGACTATGTTAAAATGCAAAAGCTGCAAACCAAGCTCGAAGAAGTTCAAAAACAAACCACGGACGTTGAGAATGCTTGGGAAGAAAAAAGCATTCAGCTTGAAGACATGGAAACTGCCGACAAGTAG
- a CDS encoding PTS sugar transporter subunit IIB: MAEKTIMLVCSAGMSTSMLVQRMKKAAAADGMDVDVFATAAADADNKLASEPVSVLMLGPQVRFMESQFKAKADAKKIPMAVIDMKAYGMMDGEKVLQQAIGLLDQKV, from the coding sequence ATGGCTGAAAAAACAATTATGTTAGTGTGCTCCGCCGGTATGTCCACCTCAATGTTGGTGCAGCGAATGAAAAAAGCAGCTGCAGCAGACGGTATGGACGTTGATGTTTTTGCCACCGCAGCCGCCGATGCCGACAATAAACTGGCATCCGAGCCAGTTTCGGTACTGATGCTCGGCCCGCAAGTCCGTTTCATGGAAAGTCAGTTCAAAGCCAAAGCCGACGCTAAAAAAATTCCGATGGCCGTTATTGACATGAAAGCCTATGGGATGATGGATGGCGAGAAAGTTTTACAGCAGGCAATCGGGTTGCTGGATCAAAAAGTTTAA
- the tsaD gene encoding tRNA (adenosine(37)-N6)-threonylcarbamoyltransferase complex transferase subunit TsaD, producing MAARELILAFESSCDETSVAVVENGNKILSNIIATQIKSHQRFGGVVPEVASRHHVEQITLVTDAALKEAGVTYTDLTAVAVTYGPGLVGALLIGVTAAKTIAYAHHLPLIPVNHMAGHIYAARFVKPLIYPLLALAVSGGHTELVYMKAAGEFEIIGDTRDDAAGEAYDKVGRILGIPYPAGKEVDRLAHLGHDTFHFPRAMDKEDNLDFSFSGLKSAVINTVHHADQIGETLSREDLAASFQAAVVDVLVHKTQKALTNYPVKQLIVAGGVAANQGLKEAMNEALAVHFPDVDVIVPPLRLTGDNGAMIGAAAHIELAKRHLASENLNANPGLSFAHA from the coding sequence GTGGCAGCAAGGGAATTGATCTTAGCATTTGAAAGCAGCTGCGACGAAACCAGTGTGGCTGTCGTTGAAAATGGTAACAAAATTTTATCGAATATTATCGCGACGCAAATCAAGAGCCACCAGCGTTTTGGCGGCGTCGTTCCGGAAGTCGCCAGTCGGCACCATGTCGAACAGATTACGCTGGTAACAGACGCAGCACTAAAAGAAGCTGGGGTGACCTATACCGACTTAACGGCCGTAGCAGTCACATACGGCCCGGGTCTGGTTGGCGCACTGCTGATCGGCGTGACAGCTGCCAAAACGATTGCTTATGCCCATCACTTACCGCTCATTCCGGTCAATCATATGGCTGGGCATATTTACGCCGCCCGCTTTGTTAAGCCGCTAATTTATCCATTATTGGCACTGGCGGTTTCTGGTGGCCATACCGAGCTGGTTTACATGAAAGCTGCTGGTGAGTTCGAGATTATTGGTGATACCCGGGATGATGCCGCTGGTGAAGCCTATGACAAAGTGGGACGGATTCTGGGCATCCCATATCCGGCAGGGAAAGAAGTCGATCGTTTGGCACACTTGGGTCACGATACCTTCCATTTTCCGCGTGCCATGGATAAAGAGGATAACCTGGACTTCAGTTTCAGCGGCTTGAAGTCCGCTGTGATCAATACGGTGCATCATGCCGATCAAATCGGTGAAACGCTAAGTCGCGAAGATCTTGCGGCCAGTTTCCAGGCTGCGGTGGTGGATGTGCTGGTTCACAAAACCCAGAAAGCCCTGACAAACTATCCGGTCAAACAGCTGATTGTCGCTGGCGGGGTAGCAGCCAATCAAGGACTCAAAGAAGCCATGAACGAAGCGCTGGCCGTGCATTTTCCGGATGTGGACGTAATCGTTCCGCCGTTGCGCTTAACCGGCGATAACGGTGCCATGATCGGCGCAGCCGCACACATTGAATTGGCGAAGCGCCACCTTGCCTCCGAGAATCTCAATGCGAATCCGGGCCTGAGCTTTGCCCATGCTTAG
- the rimI gene encoding ribosomal protein S18-alanine N-acetyltransferase translates to MLRKFRSWFDRTTPDELQFEPRTITVRNKEYLLRRMTEADVDAALAIERRIYHDTPWDRYAFFSELRKVRHSLYLAVEDAGQMVALIGTWFTMSEAHVTNIAVDPAYQHMGLGRFLMQFMIGRAIEYGSEKVTLEVRTNNDIAKRLYHSLGFQDGKVKKGYYVSNHDDALDMYRPLP, encoded by the coding sequence ATGTTGAGAAAGTTTAGGTCGTGGTTTGACCGCACGACGCCTGATGAACTGCAGTTTGAACCGCGGACGATCACTGTCCGGAATAAGGAATATTTATTACGACGCATGACGGAGGCTGATGTTGACGCAGCGTTGGCAATCGAGCGGCGGATTTATCATGATACGCCGTGGGATCGCTATGCGTTTTTCTCTGAATTACGCAAAGTGCGCCATTCGTTGTATCTTGCCGTTGAAGACGCCGGTCAGATGGTTGCGTTGATTGGCACGTGGTTTACAATGAGTGAGGCTCACGTTACCAATATTGCCGTTGATCCAGCTTACCAGCATATGGGGCTGGGTCGCTTTTTGATGCAGTTTATGATTGGCCGGGCCATTGAATACGGCAGTGAAAAGGTCACGCTTGAGGTTAGAACAAATAATGACATTGCCAAGCGGCTTTATCACTCGCTCGGTTTTCAAGATGGCAAAGTAAAAAAAGGTTATTATGTCAGCAATCACGATGATGCACTGGATATGTATCGGCCTTTGCCGTAA
- the tsaB gene encoding tRNA (adenosine(37)-N6)-threonylcarbamoyltransferase complex dimerization subunit type 1 TsaB, translating to MRLLALDTSNEAMSVAVLDNDRLLAQTTINHERTHSEQLLPTIDDLVAASGLQPEDLDKIIVADGPGSYTGIRIAVTTGKTLAYTLNIALVGVSSLEVLAANITDTKAMIVPIMNARRNNVFTGVYQWDKGQLINVVTDRHVPLTLLLTELTTLRQPVIFVGSDAAMFRGQIIEALGGLAHFAPDWLNLPQALRLGQLGKDLPPVSVYDFVPRYLRLTEAENNWLKAHPGKGHDVYVEKV from the coding sequence ATGCGATTATTAGCACTTGATACCTCAAATGAGGCGATGTCGGTTGCCGTGTTGGACAATGATCGGTTATTGGCGCAGACGACCATTAATCATGAGCGGACTCATAGTGAACAGTTATTACCAACGATTGACGATTTGGTTGCGGCAAGTGGCTTGCAACCTGAAGATCTTGATAAAATTATTGTTGCGGACGGTCCGGGTTCCTACACGGGCATCCGCATTGCCGTGACTACCGGGAAAACCCTGGCATATACGCTGAACATCGCATTGGTCGGTGTCTCCAGCCTGGAAGTGTTAGCGGCGAATATCACAGACACCAAAGCCATGATTGTGCCGATTATGAATGCACGGCGCAACAATGTCTTCACAGGTGTTTACCAGTGGGACAAAGGCCAACTGATCAATGTGGTCACGGATCGTCACGTTCCGCTGACGCTTTTACTCACCGAGTTGACAACGTTGCGGCAGCCGGTCATCTTTGTCGGATCCGATGCAGCGATGTTTCGCGGACAGATTATCGAGGCATTGGGCGGTTTGGCTCATTTTGCCCCAGATTGGTTAAATCTGCCGCAAGCGTTACGACTGGGTCAGCTAGGCAAAGATTTACCACCGGTTTCTGTCTATGATTTTGTGCCGCGCTATTTACGCTTAACGGAAGCCGAAAACAACTGGCTTAAGGCGCATCCCGGCAAAGGACATGATGTTTATGTTGAGAAAGTTTAG
- a CDS encoding folate family ECF transporter S component: MQVLSFSSPKLSTRNIVYMAMLMAMQIVLGRFSFGTPWLKISPAFFATILMGYYFGPWLAAGAAALNDQLSIMVFNPGANFPGFTLSAAIAAMIYGMFFHGKKVTVMRTLLGVGLVLLISNVILTTLWLNMMGTPWQGIIWPRTIKNVVMLPIQTALSYGTLKAVERIRPHL, encoded by the coding sequence ATGCAAGTTTTATCGTTCAGTAGTCCCAAGCTTTCCACCCGGAATATCGTGTATATGGCCATGTTGATGGCGATGCAGATTGTTTTGGGCCGTTTTTCTTTTGGTACGCCATGGCTTAAGATCAGTCCGGCATTTTTCGCCACCATTTTGATGGGGTATTATTTCGGACCATGGCTGGCCGCGGGTGCCGCTGCTTTGAATGACCAGTTGTCGATTATGGTCTTCAATCCGGGCGCCAATTTTCCCGGGTTCACGCTTAGTGCCGCAATTGCTGCGATGATTTACGGCATGTTCTTCCACGGCAAGAAGGTAACGGTTATGCGGACGTTACTTGGTGTCGGGTTGGTGTTGCTGATCAGTAATGTCATTTTGACAACGCTGTGGCTGAACATGATGGGGACGCCTTGGCAGGGAATTATCTGGCCACGAACGATTAAGAACGTGGTCATGTTACCGATCCAGACGGCACTGTCTTATGGGACGTTAAAAGCCGTCGAACGGATTCGGCCGCATCTTTAA
- a CDS encoding asparaginase: MTVTKHILVLHTGGTISMTETRDGDIMPSKHNPLLGADSFVPAGVELTSEEIFNLPSPHMTPERMLTLVKRIRQAEKDGADGVVVTHGTDTLEETAYFLDLTLDSAMPVVVTGAMRSSNEIGSDGLENLQSAIKTAASDESRNKGTLVVMNDEIHTARFVTKTHTTNVATFRTPTFGPVGLVTKDGVRFFQELINQEVCAIDHLVDHVFLIKAYAGMDGTLFDALPENIHGLTIEALGAGNLPPATLPAIQRLLDRHVPIVLVSRCFNGVAQAVYNYEGGGVQLKKMGIIFCQGLNGQKARIKLQVGLSDGKRGQALADFVDNAVS, from the coding sequence TTGACCGTGACTAAACATATTCTCGTTTTACATACTGGCGGCACCATCTCCATGACCGAAACCAGAGACGGCGACATCATGCCCAGCAAGCATAATCCATTGCTCGGCGCCGATAGTTTTGTGCCAGCCGGCGTCGAACTGACTAGTGAGGAGATTTTTAATCTACCATCGCCGCACATGACTCCGGAGCGGATGCTCACCTTAGTCAAACGCATCCGCCAAGCGGAAAAAGACGGCGCTGACGGGGTGGTCGTCACCCACGGTACGGATACTTTAGAAGAAACCGCCTATTTTTTGGATCTCACCCTGGATTCCGCCATGCCGGTCGTTGTCACCGGCGCCATGCGTTCCAGTAACGAAATTGGCAGCGATGGGCTAGAAAATCTGCAAAGCGCGATTAAAACCGCTGCCAGCGACGAGTCGCGGAACAAGGGCACCTTGGTCGTGATGAATGATGAAATCCATACCGCCCGTTTTGTGACCAAAACCCACACCACCAACGTCGCAACTTTTCGGACGCCGACATTCGGGCCGGTTGGGCTTGTCACCAAAGATGGTGTGCGTTTCTTCCAAGAGTTGATCAACCAGGAAGTCTGTGCCATTGACCACCTTGTCGACCACGTCTTCTTGATCAAGGCATACGCAGGAATGGACGGCACGTTGTTTGACGCGCTCCCGGAAAACATCCACGGTCTGACCATTGAAGCACTCGGCGCCGGTAATCTCCCACCAGCCACCTTGCCGGCTATCCAGCGGCTACTAGACCGGCACGTGCCGATCGTGCTGGTCTCCCGCTGCTTCAATGGGGTTGCTCAAGCCGTCTACAATTACGAAGGCGGCGGCGTCCAGCTCAAAAAAATGGGCATCATCTTCTGTCAGGGACTCAACGGCCAGAAAGCGCGCATCAAGCTGCAAGTTGGTCTGAGTGATGGCAAACGCGGCCAAGCGCTCGCTGACTTCGTTGATAATGCCGTGAGTTAA
- a CDS encoding acyl-[acyl-carrier-protein] thioesterase, with product MGKVYEEDYRIPGFLGDRFGRAGLANTMNVMLEVSERQLEKLHAGIDAISEFHAGWVITQYHMEIQRMPKIEELLRVGTEATTYNKYFTYRDYWIDDAQGNRLVSVSSNWVIMDLRTRKIVDVIPELVERVGAVSDRKIKRFPRFKKVDQPDGEETFHVRYFDIDSNGHVNNAHYLEWMENSLGYDFLSSHTLRGADIRYEREVAYGTSPKAQFQADPDDPMRTLHRVITDGEVNAEAQMIWDDFKA from the coding sequence ATGGGAAAAGTCTATGAAGAAGATTATCGCATTCCAGGCTTTCTGGGTGATCGGTTTGGCCGTGCGGGCTTAGCCAATACGATGAATGTGATGCTAGAAGTGTCTGAACGTCAGTTGGAGAAGCTGCATGCCGGCATTGATGCCATCAGTGAATTCCACGCAGGTTGGGTGATCACCCAATATCACATGGAAATCCAACGTATGCCAAAAATCGAAGAACTGCTGCGGGTCGGGACCGAAGCTACGACTTACAATAAATATTTTACTTACCGTGATTACTGGATTGACGATGCGCAAGGTAACCGGCTTGTTTCCGTCAGCAGCAATTGGGTCATTATGGACTTGCGCACGCGTAAGATCGTTGACGTTATTCCTGAGCTTGTTGAACGGGTTGGTGCGGTTTCCGATCGCAAAATCAAACGGTTCCCGCGATTCAAGAAGGTTGATCAACCGGATGGCGAAGAGACGTTTCATGTGCGCTATTTTGACATTGACAGCAATGGCCATGTGAACAATGCCCATTATCTGGAGTGGATGGAAAATAGCCTTGGCTATGACTTTTTGAGTTCACATACCTTGCGAGGTGCCGACATTCGTTACGAGCGCGAAGTGGCGTATGGGACGAGTCCAAAAGCCCAATTTCAGGCTGATCCGGATGACCCCATGCGAACCTTACATCGGGTTATTACCGATGGTGAAGTGAACGCCGAGGCCCAGATGATTTGGGATGATTTTAAAGCGTAA
- the rsmI gene encoding 16S rRNA (cytidine(1402)-2'-O)-methyltransferase, producing the protein MEQRRSFGSHTTGTLYLVPTPIGNLDDMTFRAVAILKTADLIAAEDTRHTQMLLNHFAITTKTISFHEHNTQMRIPELLAKLEAGQTIAQVSDAGMPSISDPGKELVHAAIEHGVPVVPLPGANAATTALIASGLAPQPFLFYGFLPRKAGEKQRILAKLATEPATLLFYESPHRVGKTLAAMLEAFGDRQAVLARELTKKFETFIRGTITELQTYAENELKGEFVIMVAGAPDKPVVKSAAPFKDQVAAIVATGAKPNAAIKLVAKQNGVAKQVVYDAYHELGRSVNRRG; encoded by the coding sequence TTGGAGCAGCGACGAAGCTTTGGGTCGCATACCACCGGGACTTTGTATCTGGTGCCGACGCCGATCGGAAATCTGGACGATATGACTTTTCGGGCGGTGGCAATTTTGAAAACGGCTGATTTAATTGCCGCGGAAGATACGCGCCATACGCAGATGTTGTTGAATCATTTTGCGATTACGACCAAAACCATTTCATTTCACGAACATAATACCCAAATGCGCATTCCGGAGTTGTTGGCGAAACTGGAGGCCGGGCAGACGATTGCTCAGGTGAGTGACGCGGGGATGCCGTCGATTTCCGATCCCGGTAAGGAATTGGTCCATGCGGCGATTGAACATGGTGTGCCGGTGGTTCCGCTACCAGGGGCCAATGCTGCGACAACGGCCTTGATTGCCTCCGGATTGGCGCCACAGCCATTTTTGTTTTATGGGTTTCTACCGCGCAAAGCCGGCGAAAAGCAACGCATTTTGGCCAAGTTGGCGACTGAACCGGCAACGCTTTTGTTCTATGAAAGCCCACATCGGGTCGGGAAAACCCTTGCTGCGATGTTGGAAGCGTTCGGTGATCGCCAGGCCGTTTTGGCGCGAGAATTGACCAAAAAGTTCGAAACCTTTATCCGCGGGACGATCACGGAACTGCAAACGTATGCCGAGAATGAGTTGAAAGGCGAATTTGTGATCATGGTAGCAGGAGCACCGGATAAGCCAGTTGTCAAAAGCGCGGCACCGTTCAAAGACCAAGTGGCCGCCATCGTTGCCACCGGCGCCAAACCGAATGCAGCGATCAAGCTGGTCGCCAAGCAAAACGGGGTTGCTAAACAAGTGGTGTATGATGCTTATCACGAATTAGGGAGAAGCGTGAACCGGCGCGGTTAG
- a CDS encoding DNA replication initiation control protein YabA, protein MEKKELYDGFLVLEKHAQQMLKEIAAMKDDMAETLECNAELEIENKHLRQHLAELEKDDNKTSDGGVELSKSKQNLESLYNEGFHVCPMFYGQRRVNDEPCAFCLDIIYGEN, encoded by the coding sequence GTGGAAAAGAAAGAACTGTACGATGGTTTCTTAGTCCTTGAGAAACACGCCCAGCAGATGCTCAAGGAAATTGCGGCGATGAAAGACGATATGGCGGAGACGCTAGAATGTAACGCGGAACTTGAAATCGAGAATAAGCATCTGCGTCAGCACCTGGCAGAGCTGGAAAAAGATGACAACAAAACCAGCGATGGCGGCGTCGAGTTATCCAAGTCGAAGCAGAACCTGGAAAGCCTCTACAATGAAGGATTCCACGTTTGCCCGATGTTTTATGGCCAGCGCCGGGTTAATGACGAGCCATGCGCCTTTTGTCTTGATATTATTTATGGGGAGAATTGA